From a single Solanum dulcamara chromosome 4, daSolDulc1.2, whole genome shotgun sequence genomic region:
- the LOC129884432 gene encoding transmembrane 9 superfamily member 2-like, whose product MLLMIIAINKEIMSLFLLIRLGLFTIPDYVKLDEKKEDLGEVLNEDRLVSGPYELDFLVDKDSEILCRKKLTKEEVAQFRRAVDKDYYFEMYYDELPLWGLIGRVENREETEDTKYYKYFLYKHIHFDIHYNMDRVIEITARMDPHSVLDVTEDREVDAEFTYAAKWKGTDILFENRMDKFMQTSLPHILEIHWFSIVNSCVTVLLLTGFLATILMRVLKNDFIKYAHDEEAVNDQEETGWKYIHGDVFRVPKHKSLFAAALGCGAQLFTLTIFIFLMALVGVFYPYNRGALFTALLVIYALTSGVAGYTSTSFYCQLEGTNWVKNLVWTGCLFCGPLVLTFCFLNSVAVSYSSTVALPSGTIVLIVLMWILVTSPLLVLGGIAGKNSRTGFHSPCRTTKYPREIPVLPWYRSTIPQMAMTGFLPFSAIYIELYYIFESVWGQKIYTIYSMLFIVFILLLIVTAFVTVASTYFQLAAEDHKWWWRSFLCGGSTGIFIYTYCLYYYARSGVSEFMQTSFFFGYMACICYGFFLMLGTIGFRASLLFVRHIYRSIRCE is encoded by the exons ATGCTTTTGATGATCATTGCTATAAACAAGGAGATCATGTCCCTCTTTTTGCTAATAAGATTGGGCCTTTTCACAATCCCAG ATTATGTGAAATTGGATGAAAAGAAGGAAGATCTAGGTGAAGTCTTAAACGAGGATCGACTCGTGAGTGGTCCTTATGAACTTGATTTCTTGGTAGATAAAGACTCGGAAATTCTTTGTCGAAAGAAGCTAACAAAGGAGGAAGTAGCACAGTTTCGAAGAGCAGTTGATAAAGACTATTATTTCGAGATGTACTACGATGAATTGCCCTTATGGGGCCTTATCGGAAGAGTTGAGAATAGGGAAGAGACAGAGGATACAAAATATTACAAGTACTTTCTATATAAACACATACATTTTGATATCCACTATAACATGGATCGTGTTATTGAGATCACTGCACGAATGGATCCACATTCTGTTTTGGATGTGACAGAGGATAGGGAAGTCGATGCTGAGTTTACATACGCCGCGAAATGGAAAGGAACGGATATTCTGTTTGAGAATCGGATGGATAAGTTCATGCAGACTTCTCTACCGCATATCTTGGAGATCCACTGGTTCTCAATCGTTAATTCTTGTGTCACTGTCCTCCTTTTAACCGGTTTCCTTGCCACGATTCTTATGCGAGTTCTTAAGAATGATTTTATCAA GTATGCACATGATGAAGAAGCAGTTAATGATCAAGAGGAGACGGGATGGAAGTACATACACGGTGATGTCTTTAGGGTCCCGAAACACAAGTCATTGTTTGCTGCAGCACTTGGTTGTGGAGCTCAGCTCTTTACACT GacaatttttatattcttgatGGCGCTTGTTGGGGTGTTTTATCCTTACAATAGAGGAGCTCTATTCACTGCCCTGCTGGTTATATATGCACTCACTTCTGGCGTTGCTGGATACACTTCAACCTCTTTCTATTGCCAGCTTGAAGGAACTAATTGG GTAAAGAATCTGGTCTGGACCGGATGTCTCTTCTGTGGCCCTCTTGTGTTAACGTTCTGCTTCCTCAATTCTGTTGCAGTTAGTTATAGTTCTACTGTTGCTCTACCATCTGGCACAATTGTGTTAATAGTACTTATGTGGATATTAGTTACATCTCCACTGCTCGTATTAGGCGGAATTGCTGGCAAAAATAGCAGAACAGGTTTCCACTCTCCATGTCGAACCACAAAGTATCCGAGAGAAATTCCTGTACTCCCTTGGTACCGTAGTACCATCCCTCAGATGGCGATGACAGGGTTTTTACCGTTTAGTGCCATCTACATCGAGCTCTACTACATATTTGAAAGTGTATGGGGTCAAAAAATCTACACAATTTACAGCATGTTGTTTATAGTCTTCATTCTTCTGCTGATAGTAACCGCGTTTGTCACTGTTGCATCGACTTATTTCCAACTCGCTGCAGAAGATCATAAATGGTGGTGGAG GTCATTTCTCTGTGGGGGATCAACTGGCATATTTATCTATACTTACTGCTTGTACTACTACGCGAGATCGGGAGTGTCTGAATTCATGCAAACCTCGTTTTTCTTCGGGTACATGGCTTGCATATGCTACGGTTTCTTCCTCATGCTCGGGACTATTGGATTCCGCGCATCGTTGCTCTTTGTTCGTCACATTTATCGATCTATCAGGTGTGAGTAA